Proteins encoded in a region of the Streptomyces sp. NBC_01471 genome:
- a CDS encoding SH3 domain-containing protein: MFPKPKTSKLVMALTAGAMAVGVAAGPALAGDSSIGTTYKGQATTTATSYYKGRVTARTGVLVRSGPSQRYRVVGSYSYNSIIPIVCKVRGENVLGNNLWYKTPKGNFVSARYVANVGSIPRFC; encoded by the coding sequence GTGTTCCCCAAGCCCAAGACCAGCAAGCTCGTCATGGCACTGACCGCCGGTGCCATGGCCGTCGGCGTGGCCGCAGGTCCGGCCCTGGCCGGCGACAGCAGCATTGGCACGACCTACAAGGGCCAGGCGACGACCACGGCCACGTCCTACTACAAGGGGCGTGTGACTGCCAGGACGGGTGTGCTGGTCCGGAGCGGCCCGAGCCAGCGCTACCGCGTCGTCGGCTCCTACTCGTACAACTCGATCATCCCGATCGTGTGCAAGGTGCGCGGCGAGAACGTGCTCGGTAACAACCTCTGGTACAAGACGCCCAAGGGCAACTTCGTATCGGCGCGGTACGTCGCGAACGTGGGCAGCATTCCGCGCTTCTGCTGA
- a CDS encoding PP2C family protein-serine/threonine phosphatase: MSPLRILRPLHEDRPRPKALIAVPFALIAAVTVLDLSAPPDVHLGPFLVAAPAITASFAGARMTGFVGAVAVLTQSLVAVARTSINDLNHTYQIIALFLISVFVTFFAHLREQHAREMSHLRWVAQAVQRVVMPPLPERSGTLRIASRYLAAEAEAQLGGDLYAVARLAGGTRVIIGDVRGKGLDAMGEAAQVLGAFRSLTRQEPGLPQAVAQLEAGVAAYRDGLPDDGDDERGAEAFVTAAVLDIPDTEPEVRLVSCGHPPPLLLRSGQVRSLDVREPAPPLGLGSLAGSAFTAQTFPFGVGDILLLYTDGVIESRDSAGRFYPLPERIATCRAHSPDVLLGDLCVDLLRHADGSLGDDAAMVAIERLASP; the protein is encoded by the coding sequence ATGAGCCCGCTGCGGATCCTGCGCCCGCTCCACGAGGACCGACCACGCCCGAAGGCGCTCATCGCGGTGCCGTTCGCCCTCATCGCCGCCGTCACGGTGCTCGACCTCAGCGCGCCGCCGGACGTCCATCTCGGCCCTTTCCTCGTGGCGGCTCCGGCGATCACGGCGTCGTTCGCCGGAGCCCGTATGACCGGGTTCGTCGGCGCGGTCGCCGTCCTGACCCAGTCACTGGTGGCCGTCGCGCGCACCAGCATCAACGACCTCAATCACACCTACCAGATCATCGCGCTGTTCCTGATCTCCGTCTTCGTCACCTTCTTCGCCCATCTGCGGGAGCAGCACGCACGGGAGATGAGCCATCTCCGCTGGGTGGCACAGGCGGTGCAGCGGGTGGTGATGCCGCCGCTGCCCGAGCGGAGCGGGACACTGCGCATCGCGTCGCGCTACCTGGCCGCGGAGGCGGAGGCGCAGCTCGGCGGTGACCTGTACGCGGTCGCCCGCCTGGCCGGGGGGACGCGCGTGATCATCGGCGACGTACGCGGCAAGGGACTCGACGCGATGGGCGAAGCAGCCCAGGTCCTGGGCGCCTTCAGGTCCCTGACCCGCCAGGAGCCGGGCCTTCCGCAGGCCGTGGCCCAACTGGAGGCAGGGGTCGCCGCCTACCGCGACGGGCTGCCCGATGACGGGGACGACGAACGCGGTGCGGAGGCTTTCGTGACCGCGGCCGTGCTGGACATCCCGGACACCGAACCGGAGGTCCGTCTGGTCAGCTGCGGACATCCGCCGCCCCTGCTGCTGCGATCCGGCCAGGTGCGCTCGCTCGACGTCCGGGAGCCCGCGCCGCCTCTCGGGCTGGGGTCGCTGGCCGGTTCCGCCTTCACCGCCCAGACGTTCCCCTTCGGTGTCGGCGACATCCTGCTCCTCTACACGGACGGCGTCATCGAGTCCCGCGACTCGGCGGGCCGCTTCTACCCGCTGCCCGAGCGGATCGCGACGTGCCGCGCCCACAGTCCGGACGTGCTCCTCGGGGATCTGTGCGTCGATCTGCTGCGTCACGCCGACGGCAGCCTGGGCGACGACGCGGCCATGGTCGCCATCGAACGGCTCGCGTCCCCCTGA
- a CDS encoding RICIN domain-containing protein has product MSARSRTKLACALAAAAMFAAPLAGAPASADSPAYTVTIGQKGAWTNPDDSPAATYIDKDGSFHYQQAHSLYGKDDSRAWTFFRGKDFDSATPDSALNDAVNPANAKDRNGDTTWRCNNSPTGREATYAPATSSYSQKNFCDLMGVWVDPDTGDWYGLVHNEFTPQPHGDGLHYDAIDYAVSKNQGKTWDIKNHVLTSPYSTKRGDDKAFPHETYDYGNGDPRLFVDTASGYFYVYYNSRVIPKAGSPGGWTDGSLAHVARAPMSAKMAPGSWQKWYDGSWSQPGIGGLESNMEPVDAAHPTGYTPVAHDYDPANSGSVAEQQAAGELPSKSDLLTMNVAYDAYLGLYVGEPESIHQDSTEPQRFYVTDDLATQKWRLAGDSGDYRTGSWYRWMLDSVNKTGSTVVGRTFRSYCSYSCSGGVDGEYYDTTIGTGKPAAPVASGTAYTITSGGGRVLAQAGNGKAAASLPAGDHSARSRWVFTPRGDGSYEIANAATRQLLGVDSTSDAGRAWGSTPGVTRAPAGGPTVGQQWFVIPGSTVGGRNTGTFRLVNRYSGLVIGMSGEKGRHAETTPTRAWTDTTGSTVGGARTAAEQTLTLKPAARTSASAHRTSATVSPAHRKGD; this is encoded by the coding sequence GTGTCAGCCCGTTCCAGAACGAAGCTCGCGTGCGCGCTCGCCGCGGCCGCCATGTTCGCCGCGCCACTGGCCGGTGCACCGGCCTCCGCCGACTCCCCGGCGTACACGGTCACCATCGGTCAGAAGGGCGCCTGGACGAACCCCGACGACTCGCCCGCCGCCACCTACATCGACAAGGACGGGTCCTTCCACTACCAGCAGGCCCACTCCCTGTACGGGAAGGACGACTCGCGGGCCTGGACGTTCTTCCGGGGGAAGGACTTCGACTCCGCGACCCCCGACTCCGCGCTGAACGACGCTGTGAACCCTGCCAACGCCAAGGACCGCAACGGCGACACCACCTGGCGGTGCAACAACAGCCCCACCGGTCGCGAGGCCACCTACGCCCCTGCCACGTCGAGTTACTCACAGAAGAACTTCTGCGACCTCATGGGCGTGTGGGTGGACCCGGACACGGGTGACTGGTACGGCCTGGTCCACAACGAGTTCACGCCGCAGCCGCACGGTGACGGCCTGCACTACGACGCGATCGACTACGCCGTCTCCAAGAACCAGGGCAAGACCTGGGACATCAAGAACCACGTGCTCACCTCGCCGTACAGCACCAAGCGCGGCGATGACAAGGCGTTCCCGCACGAGACGTACGACTACGGCAACGGAGACCCGAGGCTGTTCGTCGACACCGCGTCCGGCTACTTCTACGTCTACTACAACTCCCGTGTGATCCCGAAGGCCGGATCCCCCGGCGGCTGGACGGACGGCAGTCTCGCGCACGTCGCCCGCGCCCCGATGTCCGCCAAGATGGCGCCCGGCTCCTGGCAGAAGTGGTACGACGGCTCGTGGTCCCAGCCCGGGATCGGCGGCCTGGAGAGCAACATGGAGCCGGTCGACGCCGCTCACCCCACGGGCTACACCCCCGTCGCCCACGACTACGACCCGGCCAACTCCGGAAGCGTCGCGGAACAGCAGGCGGCAGGTGAACTGCCCTCCAAGTCGGACCTGTTGACCATGAACGTCGCCTACGACGCCTATCTGGGGCTGTACGTCGGCGAGCCCGAGTCCATCCACCAGGACAGCACGGAGCCACAGCGGTTCTACGTGACCGACGACCTGGCCACCCAGAAGTGGCGCCTGGCCGGCGACTCCGGCGACTACCGGACGGGCTCCTGGTACCGCTGGATGCTGGACTCGGTGAACAAGACCGGCTCCACCGTGGTCGGCAGGACGTTCCGCAGCTACTGCTCGTACTCGTGCTCCGGCGGCGTGGACGGCGAGTACTACGACACCACCATCGGGACCGGTAAGCCCGCCGCGCCCGTCGCCTCCGGCACGGCGTACACCATCACCAGCGGCGGCGGTCGCGTTCTTGCCCAGGCGGGCAACGGCAAGGCGGCCGCTTCGCTGCCCGCCGGTGACCACTCCGCTCGCAGCCGCTGGGTGTTCACACCCCGGGGCGACGGCTCGTACGAGATCGCCAACGCTGCCACCCGGCAGCTGCTCGGGGTCGACTCCACCAGCGACGCCGGACGCGCCTGGGGCAGTACGCCCGGCGTGACCAGGGCGCCCGCGGGCGGCCCCACGGTCGGCCAGCAGTGGTTCGTCATTCCCGGCTCGACCGTCGGGGGACGGAATACCGGTACGTTCCGGCTGGTCAACCGGTACAGCGGCCTCGTCATCGGGATGTCGGGCGAGAAGGGCCGGCATGCCGAGACCACCCCCACCCGCGCCTGGACGGACACCACCGGCAGCACTGTCGGCGGAGCACGGACGGCGGCCGAGCAGACGCTGACCCTCAAGCCCGCCGCACGGACCTCGGCATCCGCCCACCGGACGTCTGCCACCGTGTCCCCGGCCCACCGCAAGGGCGACTGA
- a CDS encoding ROK family protein, giving the protein MRTDPRAPAPAGTVQSGPFEPRDRRSVRRTNLAVVLGILRDTGPRSRAQIASTTGLPKPTVTSLVAELVSLGLLREGPARREGAVGRPGTLVHLDGRDICGVGIEISTSYVHVLALGLTGETVYEHRDVVAVAQLGAGAALDLTARSLQDCFDALERAGIRPVGATLAVPGVIDTGAGAVEYAPTLGWRDVRAADELRARLAGVPPSLLVENDAKVTAVAEYAQAQCADVRDMICITGERGVGAGIISDGRLLRGSTGFAGEVGHMPLGSDRRACSCGRHGCWETMVGLDAILRLAADGTDEVHDEEVDLETRLAELRRRAEAGDPRTRDALNRIADDLALGIALLADVLNPAAVVLGGYFTHIGGLILERVRRTVRDRVMAPAAGSCEVLLSGLGFTAAARGGAYLALDTVYQDPGAV; this is encoded by the coding sequence GTGAGAACTGACCCGCGAGCGCCCGCACCGGCGGGCACGGTGCAGTCCGGGCCCTTCGAGCCGCGGGACCGGCGGTCCGTCCGCCGCACCAACCTCGCTGTGGTGCTGGGCATTCTGCGCGACACCGGGCCCCGGTCACGGGCGCAGATCGCGAGCACCACGGGCCTGCCCAAACCGACCGTCACCAGCCTGGTGGCCGAACTCGTCTCACTCGGCCTCCTCCGTGAGGGGCCCGCGCGACGCGAGGGCGCGGTGGGCCGGCCCGGCACTCTCGTACACCTCGACGGCCGGGACATCTGCGGTGTCGGGATCGAGATCAGCACCAGCTATGTGCACGTCCTCGCCCTCGGCCTCACCGGCGAAACCGTCTACGAGCACCGGGACGTGGTGGCGGTCGCGCAGCTCGGGGCCGGTGCGGCGCTCGACCTGACGGCACGCTCGCTCCAGGACTGCTTCGACGCGCTGGAACGGGCCGGCATCCGCCCGGTCGGCGCCACCCTGGCCGTTCCCGGTGTCATTGACACCGGCGCCGGCGCCGTCGAGTACGCGCCGACACTCGGCTGGCGCGATGTCCGGGCGGCCGACGAGCTGCGCGCCCGCCTGGCAGGCGTCCCGCCGTCGCTGCTCGTCGAGAACGACGCGAAGGTCACCGCCGTCGCGGAGTACGCGCAGGCCCAGTGCGCGGACGTACGCGACATGATCTGCATCACCGGTGAACGCGGCGTCGGCGCCGGCATCATCAGCGACGGCCGGCTGCTGCGCGGCTCGACCGGCTTCGCCGGCGAGGTCGGCCACATGCCGCTCGGCTCCGACCGCCGCGCCTGTTCCTGTGGCCGCCACGGCTGCTGGGAGACCATGGTCGGGCTCGACGCCATCCTGCGCCTCGCGGCCGACGGGACCGACGAAGTCCACGACGAGGAGGTCGATCTGGAGACCCGGCTCGCCGAACTCCGCCGCAGGGCCGAGGCGGGCGACCCGCGCACCCGCGACGCCCTGAACCGCATCGCGGACGACCTCGCGCTGGGCATCGCCCTGCTGGCGGATGTGCTCAACCCCGCCGCGGTGGTCCTCGGCGGGTACTTCACCCACATCGGTGGCCTCATCCTCGAACGCGTCCGGCGCACGGTCCGGGACCGGGTCATGGCACCGGCCGCGGGCAGCTGCGAAGTCCTGCTGTCCGGCCTGGGCTTCACGGCGGCGGCCCGCGGAGGCGCGTACCTGGCTCTGGACACGGTGTACCAGGACCCGGGCGCGGTCTGA